In a single window of the Alosa sapidissima isolate fAloSap1 chromosome 18, fAloSap1.pri, whole genome shotgun sequence genome:
- the LOC121690307 gene encoding salivary glue protein Sgs-3-like gives MSEATTSTTNEPTTTTKATTTPIESTTSTTNEPTTTIEATTTTTETTSSTTNEPTTTSEVTTTTTEPTTTTIVPTTSTTNEPTTTTEATTIEPTTTTTEATTNVLTTTTMEATTSTTNEPTTTTKATTTPIEATTSTTNEPTTTIEAKTTTTETTSSTTNEPTTTTEATTTTIEATTSTTNEPTTTSEVTTTTTEPTTTTIVPTTSTTNEPTTTTEATTIEPTTTTTEATTNVLTTTTMEATTSTTNEPTTTTKATTT, from the exons atgag tgaggcaacaacttcaaccacaaatgagccaacaactacaactaagGCAACAACAACCCCAATTGAGTCAACAACTTCCACCACAAATGAAcccacaaccacaattgaggcaacaacaaccacaactgagacaacatcttcaaccacaaatgagccAACAACTACATCTGaagtaacaacaaccacaactgagccaacaacaaccacaattgtgccaactacttcaaccacaaatgaaccaacgactacaacagaggcaacaacaattgaaccaacaacaaccacaactgaggcaACCACAAATGtactaacaacaaccacaatggaggcaacaacttcaaccacaaatgaaccaacaactacaactaaggcaacaacaaccccaattgaggcaacaacttccaccacaaatgaacccacaaccacaattgaggcaaaaacaaccacaactgagacaacatcttcaacaacaaatgaaccaacaactacaactgaggcaacaacaaccacaattgaggcaacaacttcaaccacaaatgagccAACAACTACATCTGaagtaacaacaaccacaactgagccaacaacaaccacaattgtgccaactacttcaaccacaaatgaaccaacgactacaacagaggcaacaacaattgaaccaacaacaaccacaactgaggcaACCACAAATGtactaacaacaaccacaatggaggcaacaacttcaaccacaaatgaaccaacaactacaactaaggcaacaacaacc